A stretch of DNA from Acidobacteriota bacterium:
CTAGCGCTTATCATGATCACAGCATCCCTCCTTATCGCCTATACACTCTATCCATTCCCAAAGTGACATGAGCAGGACTCTCAAGGCGATCGTTTTCTGGCTTCCACCAATCTTCTATCTTGCCCTGATCTACTATCTTTCATCAATCTCGTATGCAAGATTCGGCGTGAAGGCCCCTGATTACCTGTTGCATTTCCCCGAATATTTTCTCCTCATTATCCTTCTTGTAAGGGCCGTTAACTTCGGGCTCAAGAAGAAGGTGGGAATTCTTCCCGTCCTGTTATGCAGCATTTTTTCCATAGCTTACGCGGCATCG
This window harbors:
- a CDS encoding VanZ family protein, coding for MSRTLKAIVFWLPPIFYLALIYYLSSISYARFGVKAPDYLLHFPEYFLLIILLVRAVNFGLKKKVGILPVLLCSIFSIAYAASDEIHQYYVPGRDACFSDFLTDVAGIVVGALFIILYQRYSILRSHRSLVKKVPDPSLLKSDPEKGHE